One window from the genome of Cricetulus griseus strain 17A/GY chromosome 2, alternate assembly CriGri-PICRH-1.0, whole genome shotgun sequence encodes:
- the Pank4 gene encoding 4'-phosphopantetheine phosphatase has translation MAERGASGGGSGGDSLDKSITLPPDEIFRNLENAKRFAIDIGGSLTKLAYYSTVQHKVAKVRSFDHPGKDVEQDHEPPYEISVQEEITARLHFIKFENTYMEACLDFIRDHLVNTETKVIQATGGGAYKFKDLIEEKLRLKVDKEDVMTCLIKGCNFVLKNIPHEAFMYQKDSDPEFRFQTNHPNIFPYLLVNIGSGVSIVKVETEDRFEWIGGSSIGGGTFWGLGALLTKTKKFDELLQLASRGRHANVDMLVQDIYGGAHQTLGLSGNLIASSFGKSATADREFSKEDMAKSLLHMISNDIGQLACLYAKLHGLDRVYFGGFFIRGHPVTMRTITYSINFFSKGEVQALFLRHEGYLGAIGAFLKGAEQDSPNQYSWGENYAASSGLMSTSPELCPTQRARSGTFDLLEMDRLERPLVNLPLLLDPSSYVPDTVDLTDDALARQYWLTCFEEALDGVVKRAVASQPESIDAAERAEKFRQKYWSKLQTLRHQPFAYGTLTVRSLLDTREHCLNEFNFPDPYSKVKQKENGLALKCFQSVTRSLDSLGWEERQLALVKGLLAGNVFDWGAKAVSDVLESDPQFGFEEAKRKLQERPWLVDSYTKWLQRLKGPPHKCALIFADNSGIDIILGVFPFVRELLFRGTEVILACNSGPALNDVTYSESLIVAEHIAAMDPIICSALREDRLLLVQTGSSSPCLDLSRLDKGLAVLVRERGADLVVIEGMGRAIHTNYHALLCCESLKLAVVKNAWLAERLGGQLFSVIFKYEVPTE, from the exons GTGGATCACTGACCAAGTTGGCATACTATTCTACCGTACAGCACAAAGTGGCCAAAGTGAGGTCTTTTGACCACCCAGGAAAG GATGTGGAACAGGACCACGAGCCACCCTATGAGATCTCGGTTCAGGAGGAGATCACAGCTCGCCTGCATTTCATCAAGTTTGAGAATACTTACATGGAAGCCTGTCTGGACTTCATCAGAGACCACCTAGTCAACACAGAGACCAAGGTCATCCAGGCCACAGGGGGTGGAGCCTACAAGTTCAAAGACCTCATTGAGGAGAAGCTGCGTCTGAA GGTGGACAAAGAGGATGTAATGACCTGCTTGATTAAGGGGTGCAACTTTGTGCTGAAGAACATCCCTCATGAGGCCTTCATGTACCAGAAAGATTCAGACCCAGAGTTTCGATTTCAGACAAATCACCCCAACATCTTCCCTTACCTCCTAGTTAACATTGGCTCTGGAGTCTCCATCGTGAAG GTGGAGACAGAGGATCGGTTCGAGTGGATTGGTGGAAGCTCCATTGGAGGAGGCACCTTCTGGGGGCTTGGGGCTCTGCTCACCAAAACAAAG AAGTTTGATGAGCTTCTGCAGCTGGCCTCCAGAGGCCGGCATGCCAACGTCGACATGCTGGTACAGGACATCTATGGCGGGGCCCACCAGACCCTGGGGCTAAGTGGCAATCTCATCGCAAGCAGCTTTGGAAAGTCAGCCACTGCCGACAGAG AGTTCTCCAAAGAAGACATGGCCAAGAGCCTGCTGCACATGATCAGCAATGACATTGGACAGCTCGCCTGTCTCTACGCCAAGCTTCATGGCTTGGACAGAGTCTACTTTGGGGGCTTCTTCATCCGGGGCCACCCTGTGACCATGCGCACCATCACCTACAGCATTAACTTCTTCTCCAAG GGCGAAGTTCAGGCACTCTTCCTGAGACATGAAGGCTACCTGGGAGCCATCGGGGCATTTTTAAAAGGAGCTGAGCAAGACA GTCCTAACCAGTACAGCTGGGGCGAGAACTACGCAGCCAGCTCCGGGCTGATGAGCACATCTCCCGAGCTGTGCCCGACTCAACGGGCAAGGAGCGGCACA TTTGACCTACTGGAGATGGACCGGCTAGAGAGGCCCCTCGTCAACCTGCCCCTCCTTCTGGACCCATCTTCCTACGTACCTGACACAGTGGACCTCACCGACGATGCTCTGGCCCGCCAATACTGGCTCACTTGCTTTGAGGAGGCCCTAGATGGG GTGGTGAAGCGAGCtgtggccagccagccagaaTCCATAGATGCAGCTGAGAGGGCAGAGAAGTTCCGGCAGAAGTATTGGAGTAAGCTTCAGACACTGCGGCACCAGCCCTT TGCTTATGGGACACTGACTGTGCGCAGCCTGTTGGACACAAGAGAGCACTGTTTAAATGAGTTCAACTTTCCAGATCCCTACTCCAAG GTaaagcagaaggaaaatggcCTCGCCCTAAAGTGCTTTCAGAGTGTGACACGCTCACTGGACTCGTTAGGCTGGGAAGAGCGGCAGCTGGCTCTGGTGAAGGGGCTGTTAGCTGGGAATGTCTTCGACTGGGGAGCCAAGGCCGTATCTGA TGTCCTTGAATCAGACCCCCAGTTTGGGTttgaagaagcaaagagaaaattgCAAG AACGGCCCTGGCTCGTGGATTCCTACACCAAGTGGCTCCAGAGGTTAAAG GGGCCCCCTCATAAATGTGCCTTAATTTTCGCAGATAACAGTGGAATAGACATCATTTTGGGAGTCTTCCCCTTTGTCAGGGAGCTACTCTTTAGAGGGACGGAG GTCATCTTGGCATGCAACTCAGGCCCTGCCCTGAACGATGTGACCTACAGTGAGTCCCTCATTGTGGCAGAACACATTGCAGCCATGGACCCCATCATCTG CTCTGCACTCAGAGAAGACAGGCTGCTGCTGGTGCAGACTGGTTCCAGCTCCCCGTGCCTAGATCTCAG CCGCCTAGACAAGGGGCTGGCCGTGCTGGTGCGGGAGCGTGGTGCAGACCTGGTGGTCATCGAGGGAATGGGCCGTGCCATCCACACCAACTATCATGCATTGCTGTGCTGCGAGAGCCTCAAGCTGGCAGTGGTGAAGAACGCCTGGCTGGCAGAGCGGCTAGGTGGCCAGCTCTTCAGCGTCATCTTCAAATATGAGGTTCCCACCGAGTAA